In Zingiber officinale cultivar Zhangliang chromosome 8B, Zo_v1.1, whole genome shotgun sequence, a single genomic region encodes these proteins:
- the LOC122013922 gene encoding uncharacterized protein LOC122013922 yields the protein MFTTSHAHMCNWRWASDLIFAREHVKEEEGVEVEVEVEVEVVVEVEEGEIEAIEMTIDISKPTMVISRAKTEDEINILTNQRLPEDKEKEAQSNFAEKQEVETLLMAIQANQEPESDVWYVDMSCSNHMCGISFDDSSTVKVMGKGNIKISTKNDSVEIISNVLYVPDLKSNLLSDGQFKKRVM from the exons ATGTTCaccacatcacatgcacatatgtGCAATTGGCGCTGGGCCTCCGACCTCATCTTCGCCCGTGAGCACGTCAAGGAAG AGGAAGGGGTAGAGGTAGAGGTAGAGGTAGAGGTAGAGGTAGTGGTAGAGGTAGAGGAAGGGGAGATCGAGGCAATAGAGATGACAATAGATATTTCGAAGCCAACGATGGTCATTTCCAGGGCAAAGACAGAGGACGAGATCAATATTTTGACAAATCAAAG GCTACCTGAAGACAAAGAAAAGGAAGCGCAATCGAATTTTGCTGAAAAGCAAGAAGTGGAAACTTTGTTAATGGCTATTCAAGCTAATCAGGAACCTGAGTCTGATGTTTGGTATGTGGATATGAGCTGCAGTAATCATATGTGTGGAA TAAGTTTTGATGATTCTTCCACTGTGAAAGTGATGGGAAAGGGTAATATAAAGATAAGTACCAAGAATGATTCTGTAGAAATAATTTCTAATGTCCTTTACGTTCCTGACTTGAAAAGTAATCTATTAAGTGATGGTCAATTCAAGAAAAGGGTTATGTAA
- the LOC122017954 gene encoding lipid phosphate phosphatase gamma-like, which yields MDGVPAAAALKAVTLTHVRYRRGDSLGYVLAWVSLIPVFISLGGFVSNFIFRRELQGVFFAFGLLLSQVLNELTKSSIQQSRPSAMCAVLEVCDSHGWPSSHSQYMFFFASYFTLLCLLNGAGVSSPRSRHLLALLPWPAAFLTLYSRVYLGYHTVAQVIAGATLGMVLGAAWFWIVNTMLVYYFPAIEESAIGRFLYIKDSSHIPDVLKFEYDNARAARKKLAID from the exons ATGGACGGCGTACCGGCCGCAGCGGCGCTGAAGGCGGTGACTCTGACCCACGTCCGTTACCGTCGGGGTGATTCCTTAGGTTACGTCCTGGCGTGGGTCTCTCTCATCCCGGTCTTCATCAGCCTCGGCGGATTCGTCTCCAACTTCATCTTCCGACGGGAGCTTCAGGGCGTCTTCTTCGCCTTCGGCCTCCTTCTCTCCCAGGTACTCAACGAACTCACCAAGTCCTCTATCCAGCAGTCGCGCCCCTCCGCGATGTGCGCTGTTCTCGAGGTATGCGACTCCCACGGATGGCCCTCTAGTCACTCCCAGTACATGTTTTTCTTCGCCTCCTACTTCACGCTCCTCTGCCTCCTCAACGGGGCCGGCGTCTCCTCTCCCCGCTCGAGGCATCTCCTCGCTCTTCTTCCCTGGCCTGCGGCCTTCCTCACCCTTTACTCCCGCGTGTACCTAGGGTACCACACCGTTGCCCAG gtaaTCGCTGGAGCGACGCTTGGAATGGTACTCGGAGCTGCGTGGTTCTGGATAGTAAACACGATGCTCGTGTATTACTTTCCGGCAATTGAAGAGAGCGCGATTGGGAGGTTCCTCTACATCAAGGATTCCTCACACATCCCCGACGTGCTCAAATTCGAGTATGACAATGCAAGGGCTGCAAGGAAGAAATTGGCCATAGATTGA